From a region of the Deltaproteobacteria bacterium genome:
- a CDS encoding phosphatidylglycerophosphatase A — translation MRQRFVVVLATGFYAGCIPFASGTFGTVAAVPLCYLLTMLGPLEGALFIAAFTGFAVWVSGEAEKIFGKKDSGLIVIDEMAGFLVTMFLIPWNVKTLVTGFLLFRFMDIAKPFPIRRLESTLPGGWGVVGDDVLAGIYANAVLRVVMKLFWS, via the coding sequence ATTCGACAAAGATTTGTGGTTGTGTTAGCAACAGGATTTTACGCGGGCTGCATCCCTTTTGCCTCCGGCACTTTTGGCACTGTAGCTGCGGTTCCTCTATGCTATCTTCTTACTATGCTTGGCCCACTTGAGGGGGCGTTGTTCATTGCGGCGTTTACCGGGTTTGCCGTGTGGGTATCAGGTGAAGCAGAAAAGATATTTGGGAAAAAAGACAGCGGCTTAATTGTTATAGATGAGATGGCAGGGTTTCTGGTTACGATGTTTCTCATCCCCTGGAACGTAAAGACGTTGGTGACCGGTTTCTTGCTTTTCAGGTTCATGGACATTGCCAAGCCCTTTCCTATCAGGAGGCTGGAATCGACGTTGCCCGGCGGCTGGGGTGTTGTGGGCGATGACGTCCTTGCAGGGATTTATGCCAACGCTGTGTTGAGAGTTGTTATGAAGCTCTTCTGGAGTTGA
- the larC gene encoding nickel pincer cofactor biosynthesis protein LarC, whose translation MKVAYFDCFSGISGDMILGALIQLGVPPVFIEENIRALPLEAFHLEIAEAERMSIHGRQVHVVVDKKDTCARNYKDIRGLIEGSQVSERVKRLSLKAFARLAEVEAGIHNCPKEHVHFHELGGVDAIVDIVGAALGVEWLQIGKATASEIPVGRGFVICDHGRLPVPAPATVALLEGVPVYGAGVSHELVTPTGAAIITSLAEDFGPMPRMRIRQVGYGVGARDLKEMPNLLRVIVGEPESVCEADCVTVVETSIDDMNPEIFGFVMERLFEDGALDVIWIPIFMKKNRPGTMIQVICKEIDREKVVHRILSETTATGVRHCRADRIKLHRRLKEAATSFGKVRVKEISDLTGKVSVAPEYEECKRIALEKNMPLKTVYDAVLKETSQ comes from the coding sequence TTTTTATTGAAGAAAATATTCGAGCTTTGCCCCTTGAGGCCTTTCATCTGGAGATTGCTGAAGCCGAGCGGATGAGCATCCACGGCCGGCAGGTACACGTGGTGGTTGATAAGAAGGACACGTGTGCAAGAAATTATAAGGACATCCGAGGCCTTATCGAAGGGAGTCAAGTTTCTGAAAGGGTAAAGCGCCTCAGCCTTAAGGCCTTTGCCCGACTGGCAGAGGTTGAGGCTGGTATTCACAATTGTCCAAAAGAGCACGTCCATTTTCATGAACTCGGAGGAGTGGATGCTATTGTCGATATCGTGGGAGCTGCTCTCGGGGTGGAATGGCTCCAAATTGGCAAAGCAACGGCTTCTGAGATCCCAGTGGGAAGAGGCTTCGTAATCTGCGATCACGGAAGACTTCCTGTGCCGGCCCCGGCCACAGTGGCTCTCCTTGAAGGAGTGCCTGTGTACGGCGCCGGTGTTTCTCATGAACTGGTTACCCCGACCGGAGCGGCGATCATCACATCGCTTGCCGAAGACTTTGGCCCGATGCCAAGGATGCGCATTCGCCAGGTGGGTTACGGTGTTGGGGCACGGGACCTGAAAGAGATGCCTAACTTGCTCAGGGTCATCGTAGGGGAGCCTGAATCTGTGTGTGAGGCAGATTGTGTCACGGTCGTGGAGACCAGCATCGATGACATGAATCCTGAGATATTCGGATTCGTCATGGAGAGGCTTTTTGAAGATGGGGCCCTGGATGTGATCTGGATTCCAATCTTTATGAAGAAGAATCGACCTGGAACCATGATCCAGGTTATATGTAAGGAAATCGACCGAGAAAAAGTGGTGCACCGGATACTATCTGAGACCACGGCCACTGGTGTGCGGCACTGCCGGGCGGATCGGATAAAGCTGCACAGAAGACTCAAAGAGGCCGCCACGTCCTTTGGCAAGGTACGGGTGAAGGAGATTTCAGACCTGACGGGTAAGGTCTCTGTGGCGCCGGAATATGAGGAGTGCAAGAGGATTGCCCTGGAGAAGAACATGCCCCTGAAGACGGTCTATGATGCCGTCTTAAAGGAGACGTCGCAGTAG